A region of the Yarrowia lipolytica chromosome 1C, complete sequence genome:
TTACCTAATTTTTCGATATTTCCGCAATTTTCGGCAATTTTGTGCCGCTCTTTTGAGCTGCCCACTTGTTCCACAGCGTTACTATGGCAACGGCCCTCACATGACGGAGAGCTTTAAGGTTGACCGATTATGGAAAATCAAAACAATAGTAGAGGTTGCACTCTCCGTCTATACCACAACTCTCTCATAACCGACCAGTTACCCAAACCGCGGCTCTTACACAAAGACACTTGCACAGAAGCGATACCGAAGCAGGTTGCCATTCACAGAGATTTGTTTCGGCTCTTTTGCAGGTTTTTTTCAGGTTTTTTGCAGGTTTTTTGCAGGTTTTTTGCAGGCTTTTTTGCAGGCTTTTTTCGACATCTTTTGACTCCCCCATTGAGTGTCACTAGCCGTCTATTTCACCATAGGGTAGAGGATTGTTACAGACGAAAGCGAGCAGCGACATTCGATATATACGGCAGTGCGATTACCGTCTTTATAACACTTTCTTAGGGACATTTGCATCCAGCAGTGCAAGTAGCAGTATCACCGacacacactacaagtaccacaTCCACTGAGATCAACACAGACATCTCATCACACAATGGCCCTCATGCAACCACTGGCTAACGAGTTTGAAATGAAGGAGCCAGTCCTCAAGAAGCGTCGCATTGGAGCGACCCAGATGGAACCGCAACTGACGATTGTGGAGGAAAACAACCACTCCGGAGCACCATCGTCACAGACCCAGAATGGAGGCGCCGTAGCCTCATACCCCGACCATGTGACCAACCAGGTGATCTCGTCGCTCACCTGCCCCCCAAACCTGCAGGTGGCCCATGACTACGCCAACCACAAGACCCCGTCGTTCGAGGTGCAGGCGTACGCCAAGTTGGCTGGCCAGAACTGGACGTATTTTGTGCAGAAGCTGCACGTGATCATCGGCCGGTCTTcggagcagcaggaggtGGATATTGATCTGGGCCCGGCCAAGGTGGTCTCCCGGAAACACGCCTCCATCGAATACAACTCCGAGGCCCAACAGTGGCAGCTGTGGGTTCGGGGACGAAACGGAGTCAAGGTGGACCGCGTGGTGTACAAGGAGGGACACGTGGCCCTACGCTCGGGCTCCGTCGTTGATATTGGCGGCGTGCAGATGATGTTTGTGCTGCCTGGTCAAAAGGTGGAACTCAGCGGAGTGTGGGTCGAGGAGgcagagcagcagcagcaacagcagcagggccaTGTGGCAGATACGTCTTCCAACCACATGACTTCTTTGCCTCATCCTCAGATGACTCCTACACACCACCAGATTGGTCATATGAACTCGCTCACCGACATCTCTGACATTTCCATGGCGTCGCATATGTCCATGGACGACTTCAACCACAGCTTCACATCACTGGCGGACCGGGTGTCTCCCTCGCGCGGCAAGTCCGTCTTCTCTGTGTATAGTGGGGTTGACCATGGGGGCCACCATAGCCCCCATGTTGCACACGCTCAGCCACAGCAGCCACAACAAGCACCGCACTTACAGACGCAGTtgccacagcaacagcaacagcaaccgCTACCCCTTCCTTCAGGCAACATGACGTCCTCGTCGTATCCCCGTGGTGTGGCGTTGATCTCGCGGCCGCAGATCCGCAACCACACCAACCACTACACCGACTATGATCTATCTCTGGACGACGCAAAAGACATTAAGCCGCCGTACTCGTATGCGACGATGATCACCAAGGCAATTCTGTCCGGCGAAGAGCACATGATGACATTGGCAGAGATCTACGAGTGGATCAGCAAACACTACTCGTTTTACCGGCACTCGCGCACCGGGTGGCAGAACTCGATCCGGCACAACCTGTCGCTCAACAAGGCGTTTGTAAAGGTGCCGAGACGGAGCGACGAGCCTGGCAAGGGTATGAAGTGGCAAGTGACCCCCGAGCATAAGGAGGAGTTCCTGCGCAAGAGCAAGGGCGGCGAGCTGGTGAAGAAGCGGCCTGCAGGGACTCTTACGCTGCAGAGAACCGGAGGGGCTAGCGGAGGACATGTCGGGGGAGTTACAGGGGGCAGCATGTCAACGTTTGTGGTTgcgcctcctcctcccggTGGCGAGCAGATTTGTCTTGGCACCGGTCCGGTCATACCGCAGCAGTCGGCACAGCCTAGCCTTGGAGGACTGGCAGGTGGCTCTGGACGAGAGGGCCGGGGCAGCATCGACGGCGCGACTCCTAATTTGGCTCACCCAAACTCGAGCCAGAGTCAGAATAGTTCTGCCAACAGCCAGGGTGCCAGCAATAGCAACAGCTCCAGTAACCATGGAGGATCTAGCAACAACTCCGAACAGCCTTCTGAGCAGTCGTCTGGTTCCAACAACCCCTTGTCGACTCCTCGCAAGGACCAGTTTGGCGGTGTTGGCTTTGAAGACTTTGCATTCACTCCCAGCCCACGGTACAAGGAGACGTTCACTCCTGATCGTCTGAGCAACATTTCTGCTAGCAGAAGTACCGTGAACATGGGTGTGGCGGCCACCAAGACGGAGTCTGGCACTGGCACGACTCCCTCGGTGGCTGGAGCAACGACTCTGCCCACCACGAGCGccactcctgctcctgcgGCTCCCAATCTGTCACTGGCGCCTCCTTctgcccagcagcagcttccaTCGTCATTCAtgcctgcttcttctccggcGCCGTTCTGGCGCTTCATGCAGCTCAGCAGCACGCCTGTTCGGGGAGGTGAGGGCTTTAGCCCAGTCAAGTACTCTCCCTCGCGTGAAGGAGGGTCTGGGGCTCGAGGGGGCGATGCAGACGGGCTTGGCGATCTGCAGAACATTGATTTGACCCGGGGGTTCAAGAACTGGCAAGACAGTCCAGCCAAGGTGGCCAAGTAGCCCCGCGTGGGGCTCTGTGCATGTAATTAAGTAACTAACGTGATTTATATTGATACTGATGGCCTCTGACATGGCACTGCAAGTACGTTGTAGACAGTGGGTAGTATTATAGCTCTTTCGAAGGTGTAGCTGTTAGCATTGCTACAGTGTGCCTTTTCCGAGACTGAGTGGTTAGTTCTCCTGAGCCCAGGGAGAtgacagctgctgcttgtcCAGCCAAGACGGTTATCCCgcaataaataaattaatcTCGTTACATGACAATGCAACAAGCGCACCTAGAGTCGGACTGTGCGTCGTCGactgctcctcctgccTGGACCGAGTACGAGTTGGTGGGGGTCTTTTTGGTGTCGAGTTGAAACGATTCTGGCCGCACAGACACGTGGATCACGGACGACACGGTCTGGGGTGACGACGACCCTAACCCGACGTTTTCCAGCGTCTGTGTGTCTTCGAGAATCTTGCCGAGGAAAATGAGCCGCAGTCGGCCTGGGTCTGGGCTAGGGGAGTTGGTTTTGAAGTCGGGCCATTTGGTGGCGATGCACTGTTTGAGCTGGGCGACGGTGGCCTCGTCACAGGACTTGACCGAGAGGTTATGGGTTGTTAGAAACGAGTCGTCCAGGGCCCAGTCGACCCGTTCGCCGGAAGACAGGAGGATGGTGATTTTGGGTGTCTCACTGATACTGCTTGAGCATGAGTTCATGGTAGTGGTCTTGTGGCGATAGTGGATTTGATGACGTGGCAATTGTGTC
Encoded here:
- a CDS encoding uncharacterized protein (Compare to YALI0C09185g, weakly similar to uniprot|P41813 Saccharomyces cerevisiae YNL068C Fork head protein homolog 2, similar to Saccharomyces cerevisiae FKH1 (YIL131C) and FKH2 (YNL068C); ancestral locus Anc_2.230), with product MALMQPLANEFEMKEPVLKKRRIGATQMEPQLTIVEENNHSGAPSSQTQNGGAVASYPDHVTNQVISSLTCPPNLQVAHDYANHKTPSFEVQAYAKLAGQNWTYFVQKLHVIIGRSSEQQEVDIDLGPAKVVSRKHASIEYNSEAQQWQLWVRGRNGVKVDRVVYKEGHVALRSGSVVDIGGVQMMFVLPGQKVELSGVWVEEAEQQQQQQQGHVADTSSNHMTSLPHPQMTPTHHQIGHMNSLTDISDISMASHMSMDDFNHSFTSLADRVSPSRGKSVFSVYSGVDHGGHHSPHVAHAQPQQPQQAPHLQTQLPQQQQQQPLPLPSGNMTSSSYPRGVALISRPQIRNHTNHYTDYDLSLDDAKDIKPPYSYATMITKAILSGEEHMMTLAEIYEWISKHYSFYRHSRTGWQNSIRHNLSLNKAFVKVPRRSDEPGKGMKWQVTPEHKEEFLRKSKGGELVKKRPAGTLTLQRTGGASGGHVGGVTGGSMSTFVVAPPPPGGEQICLGTGPVIPQQSAQPSLGGLAGGSGREGRGSIDGATPNLAHPNSSQSQNSSANSQGASNSNSSSNHGGSSNNSEQPSEQSSGSNNPLSTPRKDQFGGVGFEDFAFTPSPRYKETFTPDRLSNISASRSTVNMGVAATKTESGTGTTPSVAGATTLPTTSATPAPAAPNLSLAPPSAQQQLPSSFMPASSPAPFWRFMQLSSTPVRGGEGFSPVKYSPSREGGSGARGGDADGLGDLQNIDLTRGFKNWQDSPAKVAK